From the genome of Candidatus Electrothrix communis, one region includes:
- a CDS encoding radical SAM protein produces the protein MHYQGNIIRPPSEANAIILQVTVGCSHNRCTFCGAYRAPEQKFHIKDDRIIDEDIAFAAQYCRRQKTVFLADGDALIIPHKRLLHLCQKIRAELPWVRRISLYANSRDILKRSPQELSELKQAGVGRIYMGLESGHDLTLKTICKGATANEMIEAGQRVREAGIFLSVTCLLGIGGTQFSRQHAEDTATVLNKMRPSQIAVLTLMLLENTELGQAAVAGSFQLPDQVGLFRELRTLLAGLEDLRCQFQANHASNYFTLDGRLPKDRDAFLATIDQVLSGTVALKPEGLRGL, from the coding sequence GTGCATTACCAAGGTAACATCATCCGTCCTCCCAGCGAGGCCAACGCTATTATCCTCCAGGTCACAGTGGGCTGCTCGCATAACCGCTGCACCTTCTGCGGGGCCTATCGCGCTCCTGAACAAAAATTTCATATCAAGGATGATCGCATCATTGATGAGGACATCGCCTTTGCCGCCCAGTATTGTCGTCGGCAAAAGACCGTGTTCCTCGCTGATGGAGACGCCCTGATCATTCCGCATAAAAGGTTACTCCACCTCTGCCAAAAAATACGAGCAGAACTCCCTTGGGTACGGCGTATCAGTCTCTATGCCAATAGTCGTGATATCCTCAAACGCTCTCCTCAAGAGCTGAGTGAACTGAAACAAGCTGGTGTGGGTCGTATCTATATGGGCCTGGAAAGCGGCCATGATCTGACCTTAAAGACAATCTGTAAAGGGGCAACAGCAAACGAGATGATTGAGGCTGGTCAACGGGTTCGGGAGGCCGGAATATTTCTTTCCGTCACCTGCCTGCTTGGTATCGGCGGGACCCAATTTTCCCGGCAACATGCTGAAGACACCGCAACGGTCCTCAACAAAATGCGTCCGAGTCAAATCGCGGTGCTCACCCTGATGCTGCTGGAAAATACAGAGTTGGGGCAGGCCGCCGTTGCAGGCTCTTTTCAGCTGCCGGATCAAGTCGGGTTATTCCGCGAACTGCGCACCCTGCTTGCAGGCCTGGAAGATCTTCGCTGCCAGTTCCAGGCCAATCATGCCTCCAATTATTTCACCCTGGACGGTCGCCTGCCCAAGGATCGAGATGCCTTTCTCGCAACCATTGATCAGGTACTTTCTGGAACGGTTGCCCTGAAACCGGAAGGGTTGCGGGGATTATAG
- a CDS encoding Fic family protein, with protein sequence MKVTERKYLNAYSQTIGNQLEDLLTRFDFSEDNGRFEYLTKASAVYSSNIEGNSVDLNSYMNYELSQTNSKPGKEIEEIENLIAAYGFAQQNALTEANLLHCHKMFSETFLIKSKRGAYRIEPVGVFGKTGMAYLAVEPEFVGKEMETFFSGIAELIATQLTTEEVFYFAALLHLRFAHIHPFRDGNGRAARLLEKWFIAEKIGQQFWKIPSEQYYKEHQPEYYATIHLGINFYELDYNKCLDFLVMLPKCLYNLP encoded by the coding sequence ATGAAAGTCACAGAAAGAAAATATCTTAACGCCTATTCACAAACCATAGGCAATCAACTTGAAGACCTGCTCACCCGCTTTGACTTCTCAGAAGATAACGGGAGATTCGAGTACCTGACCAAGGCTTCCGCTGTTTACTCCTCAAATATAGAGGGCAACAGCGTTGATCTGAATTCGTACATGAATTATGAGCTGAGCCAGACAAACTCCAAGCCCGGTAAAGAAATTGAAGAGATAGAAAACCTCATTGCAGCCTACGGCTTTGCTCAACAAAATGCCTTAACAGAGGCGAATCTGCTTCATTGCCACAAGATGTTTTCCGAAACATTCCTGATCAAGAGCAAGAGAGGAGCCTACAGAATTGAGCCCGTGGGCGTGTTTGGCAAAACAGGTATGGCTTATTTGGCCGTAGAACCTGAATTTGTCGGAAAGGAGATGGAGACCTTCTTCAGCGGTATTGCTGAACTCATCGCCACGCAACTGACGACAGAAGAAGTCTTTTATTTTGCCGCCCTGCTCCATTTACGTTTTGCCCATATTCATCCCTTTAGAGACGGCAACGGGAGAGCGGCACGGCTGCTGGAAAAATGGTTTATAGCGGAAAAGATCGGACAGCAATTCTGGAAGATACCGTCTGAACAGTACTATAAAGAGCATCAGCCGGAATACTATGCGACAATACATCTGGGCATCAACTTTTACGAGCTTGATTATAACAAGTGTCTTGATTTTCTGGTGATGCTGCCGAAATGTTTATATAACCTGCCGTAA
- a CDS encoding Mov34/MPN/PAD-1 family protein translates to MDDFWFQKAHQYIKEHRAFSNVGEISFAVDRQSATISAEIVVGLPARFTDTGVTKSGVRSVEPVTFRFQKEFPLKAPAILLREDFPRSFPHINPSQKEVLPCIYAGDLSELLQQSEWMNGILNQLVDWLEKAASGSLINYSQGWEPMRNDSPAGYITYDIYILLEFLKENNIHLKEIDYVERNGAIFVDPIASVMNGKKSILLVCQHPDKLIQKNYLPNSIFTLGDLYDFATKIGLKDLQITVEAVDSQYLKNDKIFVSLAIHRPCRLINSESNVEVLNFVITRSKPRKKKKRVLRDCPVGMLAHINETSTNLLKRFSGAKQTDDSLPITLLGCGSLGSKIGLHLARNGNGAFLCVDNDFFLPHNNARHGLSFVYFSNKADLLAQSISSISNQQSFVSNKTATETDFPQSRIIIDTTASLAVRSFLMRDKSLPPISSHGIYGGGKLGISLVEAGKKDVGLEELWAALYSHCLENKWLRNIIFSEQKENVPIGQGCGSHTVIMKDATLSLYASSMSLIVQNILENSLPEYGEIVLTRTQNDIDLVSERIEIKGSKPIPSITKRDWNVRVMDHVLEKMKEQAMVSGANETGGCLIGSVFLVPKSIIITDILPPPPDSILKPTIFVLGTEGLEQQIKNIERKTNGKITYLGTWHSHPQGGTASSIDHKTASRLLFVRNYEPTVCLIWTDKGIVQV, encoded by the coding sequence ATGGATGATTTTTGGTTCCAAAAGGCGCATCAGTATATCAAGGAGCATAGAGCCTTCAGCAATGTTGGCGAAATCTCCTTTGCCGTTGACCGTCAATCTGCAACAATCTCTGCGGAGATAGTTGTCGGCCTTCCGGCCCGTTTTACTGATACCGGAGTTACAAAATCCGGTGTGCGCTCTGTCGAGCCGGTTACCTTCAGGTTTCAAAAGGAATTTCCTCTGAAAGCTCCTGCCATCCTCTTACGCGAAGATTTTCCTCGTTCGTTTCCGCATATCAATCCGAGTCAGAAAGAAGTTCTGCCATGTATTTATGCAGGAGACTTGTCAGAGCTTCTTCAGCAGTCTGAATGGATGAACGGGATATTAAATCAACTTGTCGATTGGCTGGAAAAAGCGGCATCTGGTTCTCTGATCAATTATTCCCAAGGCTGGGAACCGATGCGGAATGATTCTCCTGCTGGTTATATAACTTATGATATATATATCCTGCTTGAATTTTTAAAAGAAAACAACATCCACCTTAAAGAAATTGATTATGTCGAGCGAAATGGAGCTATATTTGTTGATCCTATAGCTTCAGTAATGAACGGAAAAAAATCTATTCTTCTCGTATGTCAACATCCCGATAAATTAATCCAGAAAAATTATCTTCCAAACAGCATTTTTACTCTTGGAGATTTATATGATTTTGCAACTAAGATAGGATTGAAGGATTTGCAGATAACTGTTGAAGCAGTAGATTCCCAATACTTAAAAAATGACAAGATCTTTGTTTCTTTGGCGATTCATAGGCCATGTCGCCTTATCAATTCAGAGAGCAATGTTGAAGTATTAAATTTTGTCATAACAAGATCCAAACCAAGGAAAAAGAAAAAGCGTGTGCTGCGAGATTGTCCTGTCGGAATGCTTGCACATATCAATGAGACCTCTACCAATTTATTAAAAAGGTTCTCAGGAGCAAAACAGACAGATGATTCGCTACCTATTACCTTGCTTGGCTGCGGAAGCTTGGGATCTAAAATAGGTCTTCATCTCGCCAGAAATGGAAACGGTGCTTTTCTTTGCGTAGATAACGATTTCTTTCTGCCGCATAATAATGCCCGGCATGGTCTTAGCTTTGTTTATTTTTCTAATAAAGCTGACCTGCTGGCCCAATCAATATCCTCTATCTCTAATCAACAAAGTTTCGTATCTAACAAAACCGCAACCGAGACGGATTTTCCCCAATCAAGAATCATAATTGACACAACGGCTTCTTTAGCTGTTCGTTCCTTCTTAATGAGGGACAAGTCGCTGCCTCCGATAAGCTCTCATGGGATATATGGTGGTGGCAAACTTGGAATTTCCCTTGTTGAAGCAGGTAAGAAAGACGTTGGATTAGAAGAATTATGGGCTGCTTTATATTCGCATTGTTTAGAAAATAAGTGGTTGCGAAATATTATCTTTTCTGAACAGAAAGAGAATGTTCCAATCGGGCAGGGATGCGGCTCGCACACAGTAATCATGAAGGATGCCACCCTTTCGCTTTATGCTTCGAGCATGAGTCTTATCGTTCAAAATATTCTTGAAAATTCATTGCCAGAATATGGCGAGATTGTCCTGACGAGAACTCAGAATGATATTGATCTGGTTTCAGAACGAATTGAAATCAAGGGAAGCAAACCTATCCCCTCAATAACAAAGAGGGATTGGAATGTTCGAGTGATGGATCATGTTCTTGAAAAAATGAAAGAGCAGGCTATGGTGAGCGGTGCTAATGAAACGGGCGGCTGTTTGATCGGTTCTGTCTTTTTAGTCCCCAAGTCAATCATCATTACGGATATATTACCTCCCCCGCCAGACAGTATTTTAAAGCCGACAATCTTTGTCTTGGGCACAGAAGGGTTAGAACAGCAGATAAAAAATATCGAAAGAAAAACAAACGGAAAAATTACTTATCTTGGCACATGGCACAGTCACCCGCAGGGCGGAACCGCGTCATCCATCGATCATAAGACAGCTTCACGCCTTTTATTTGTGAGAAACTATGAACCTACGGTCTGTCTCATTTGGACCGATAAAGGGATAGTGCAAGTTTAA
- a CDS encoding diaminopimelate decarboxylase — protein sequence MDSKQYATWWQREDLCYRDGQLFFADRAVRHLAAQFGSRSFVYSFSRVRENLNRLQQALDEAELEGGFSVLYAMKANRFVPLLTRLEETGLCGIDACSPSEVELAVSCGFRPSEISFTAGNLSRADYEQLARYDGLFMDCDSLHAIRTWAKYKPGAKIGIRINPAAGVSREANTALQYAGNKVTKFGIYEEQFDEALATAAECGLTVSKIHFHTGCGYLTPQLEQLEAVIQRCMWFIERCDQLEKVNMGGGLGVPHDAFDQPLDLHQWTEVLKRNFSGTGLHLEVEPGEYLLKDAGLLLLEKTMIEKKKDTVFLGLDAGFNLAPEPAYYQLPLQPVPLDLGNGQFMPMRVVGNINEAIDVWYEESWMPDMEGQEYLALINAGAYSSSMASNHCMRGQFKEFLLT from the coding sequence ATGGACAGCAAGCAGTACGCTACCTGGTGGCAGAGAGAGGATCTCTGCTACCGGGACGGACAACTTTTTTTCGCGGATCGGGCGGTCAGGCATTTGGCTGCCCAGTTCGGTTCACGGTCCTTTGTCTACTCATTTTCCCGAGTACGAGAGAACCTGAACCGACTTCAACAGGCCCTGGATGAGGCAGAGCTGGAAGGCGGCTTTTCGGTTTTGTATGCCATGAAAGCCAATCGCTTTGTCCCGCTGCTGACCCGACTTGAGGAAACAGGTCTCTGCGGCATTGACGCCTGTTCCCCGAGCGAGGTCGAGTTGGCAGTCAGCTGCGGATTCAGGCCCTCTGAGATTTCATTTACTGCGGGCAACCTGTCCCGCGCTGATTATGAACAGCTCGCCCGCTATGACGGGTTATTTATGGATTGCGATTCCCTGCACGCGATCCGGACCTGGGCAAAGTACAAACCCGGCGCAAAAATCGGCATACGGATCAATCCGGCTGCCGGGGTAAGCCGCGAGGCAAACACTGCCCTGCAATATGCGGGCAACAAGGTCACCAAGTTTGGGATCTATGAGGAGCAGTTTGATGAGGCACTGGCAACGGCTGCGGAATGCGGGCTGACTGTCAGCAAGATTCATTTCCACACCGGCTGCGGCTATCTCACGCCCCAGCTTGAGCAGCTTGAAGCGGTCATACAGCGTTGTATGTGGTTCATAGAACGATGTGATCAGTTGGAAAAGGTAAACATGGGCGGAGGTCTCGGTGTCCCCCATGATGCCTTTGACCAACCCCTTGATCTGCACCAGTGGACTGAGGTATTGAAAAGGAATTTCAGCGGTACCGGCCTCCATTTGGAGGTGGAACCGGGAGAATACCTGCTCAAGGATGCAGGTCTCCTGCTGCTGGAAAAAACCATGATCGAGAAAAAGAAAGACACTGTCTTTCTCGGACTTGATGCGGGCTTTAACCTGGCACCGGAGCCGGCCTACTATCAGCTGCCCTTACAACCGGTCCCTCTGGATCTGGGCAACGGGCAGTTCATGCCGATGCGGGTGGTCGGTAATATCAACGAGGCTATTGATGTATGGTATGAGGAGTCCTGGATGCCCGACATGGAGGGACAGGAGTACCTGGCCCTGATCAATGCAGGTGCCTATTCGTCTTCAATGGCTTCAAACCATTGTATGCGCGGTCAGTTTAAGGAGTTTCTGCTGACGTAA
- a CDS encoding SET domain-containing protein-lysine N-methyltransferase codes for MIYPKEFGINPLYPQAVDFERIYKDALSGSGIITKRYFAQGDLMAMVAGEEVSEILQHTLQIAPDRHLYDPYFSGYFLHSCSPNISLDMESRTVTALCDIEPGSFLYMDYAETEDVLFKQFPCSCGSSSCRLWITGRKEGDSVAHAVSQENPAALMAAVHLAGES; via the coding sequence ATGATTTATCCAAAAGAATTTGGGATCAATCCCCTGTATCCGCAAGCTGTCGACTTTGAACGCATCTATAAAGATGCGCTTTCAGGTTCAGGTATAATCACCAAGAGATATTTTGCTCAGGGTGATTTGATGGCGATGGTAGCAGGAGAAGAAGTATCGGAGATACTCCAGCATACTCTTCAGATCGCACCGGATCGCCATCTGTATGACCCTTATTTTTCAGGATACTTTCTTCATTCCTGTTCACCGAATATTTCACTTGATATGGAGAGTCGGACAGTAACCGCCCTTTGCGATATCGAGCCAGGCAGCTTTCTCTATATGGATTACGCTGAAACAGAGGATGTTCTCTTTAAACAGTTTCCCTGCTCCTGCGGCAGCTCAAGCTGCCGTTTATGGATCACAGGCCGCAAAGAGGGAGACAGCGTTGCCCACGCCGTCTCCCAAGAAAACCCTGCCGCGCTTATGGCGGCAGTTCATCTCGCAGGCGAGAGCTGA
- a CDS encoding tetratricopeptide repeat protein: protein MNTANSSKRSFQQSVLLLLLVFTTAGAACATTGEQAVFDRGMTAFRNKAFNDARQSFETYVQGDSENALAFFYLGLTYNRLHAYADAARILEQARELDPGLPGVQLNLAISYYKQKLYKPALATLQQALEKDPESGEAHFFTGLALQGDGQFDKSISHLNRAMMLDPDYAQMALYYIGRAYFKTGQHQLAQKHLQQSAAIDPTSAIGQAAEELAAGQAGRGSDRRWWLRAEIGYEYNDNLTVAETDTVSDEEDHAAIVEISGGLKLLAQPIEAEITYDLYQSLYSEYSQFNMQSHRGGISASHDFSSWDFSLGYDYTYISLDGDEFMQTQSVMPMVGLSVADLYVNTSYIWQTKDFLNDEDDRRDAQNYSGGMDFYLPSFKMIEMVNVGIRYESEGAEDEELDYTGPVLSGSLRFAVPWGITIRPFYKYQLKQYENMTLDLGEEREDIKQTLGVTMTKKLPYSLKVKGSYKYMDSDSNYSSSDYRENTVFLSLTYSL from the coding sequence ATGAATACAGCGAATAGCTCTAAAAGAAGTTTTCAGCAATCGGTATTATTGCTCCTGCTTGTATTTACTACGGCAGGGGCTGCTTGTGCTACAACAGGCGAGCAAGCAGTGTTTGACCGAGGAATGACAGCGTTCAGGAACAAAGCGTTCAACGATGCGAGACAATCCTTTGAAACTTATGTTCAGGGTGATTCTGAGAACGCGCTGGCGTTTTTTTATCTCGGCTTAACATATAATCGGCTCCACGCCTACGCAGATGCCGCGCGTATCCTTGAGCAGGCCCGTGAACTTGATCCCGGCCTGCCGGGTGTACAGCTGAATCTGGCAATATCCTATTATAAACAGAAGCTATATAAACCCGCCTTAGCCACTTTGCAGCAGGCCTTGGAAAAGGATCCTGAAAGCGGAGAAGCGCATTTTTTTACAGGGCTTGCACTTCAAGGTGATGGACAGTTCGACAAGTCGATTTCGCATCTCAACAGAGCGATGATGCTTGATCCTGACTATGCCCAGATGGCATTGTATTATATAGGACGTGCCTATTTTAAAACCGGACAGCACCAGCTTGCCCAAAAACACCTGCAACAATCAGCAGCGATTGACCCGACATCTGCAATCGGTCAAGCGGCTGAAGAGCTGGCGGCCGGACAGGCAGGAAGGGGAAGCGATAGACGGTGGTGGCTACGTGCGGAAATTGGCTATGAATACAATGACAATCTTACCGTTGCAGAGACGGACACAGTCTCTGACGAGGAAGACCATGCCGCTATTGTTGAGATCAGCGGAGGCCTGAAGTTGCTGGCGCAGCCGATTGAAGCTGAAATAACGTATGATCTTTATCAGAGCCTATACAGCGAATATTCTCAGTTTAATATGCAGTCGCACCGGGGCGGTATTTCAGCCAGCCATGATTTTAGTAGCTGGGATTTCAGCCTCGGCTATGATTATACCTATATATCCTTAGACGGTGACGAGTTCATGCAGACGCAGAGCGTTATGCCTATGGTCGGGCTGTCCGTTGCTGATCTATACGTCAATACAAGTTATATATGGCAGACAAAGGACTTTTTAAATGATGAAGATGATCGCCGGGACGCCCAGAATTATTCTGGCGGAATGGATTTTTATCTTCCTTCTTTCAAAATGATAGAGATGGTCAATGTCGGGATTCGCTATGAATCTGAAGGTGCCGAGGATGAAGAGCTGGATTATACAGGCCCTGTTCTCTCCGGTTCACTGCGTTTTGCCGTGCCTTGGGGGATTACAATCCGTCCTTTCTATAAATATCAACTGAAACAGTATGAGAATATGACTCTTGATCTTGGAGAAGAGCGGGAGGACATTAAACAGACCCTCGGAGTAACGATGACGAAAAAACTTCCTTACAGTCTGAAGGTGAAAGGCAGTTATAAATATATGGACAGCGACTCCAATTACTCGTCCTCAGATTATAGGGAAAATACAGTGTTTTTGAGTTTGACATACTCGCTGTAG
- a CDS encoding tRNA (cytidine(34)-2'-O)-methyltransferase codes for MQSAPPHIVPLHIVLVEPEIPPNTGSIARLCGATDSVLDLVHPLGFSTDDKHLKRAGLDYWPHVNIRHWQNFDEFLDQQDERKLFFFTTKTERSHYQATFSPGDFLVFGKETKGLPEETLALYPDRCYTIPMSNPHIRSLNLAMSAGIVLYEALRQVQSI; via the coding sequence ATGCAATCAGCCCCTCCTCATATCGTCCCACTTCATATCGTATTAGTCGAGCCAGAAATCCCCCCCAATACCGGTTCAATTGCCCGTCTCTGCGGGGCAACGGATTCGGTCCTGGATTTGGTACATCCCTTGGGATTCAGCACCGATGACAAGCATTTGAAGCGGGCAGGTCTTGATTATTGGCCCCATGTCAATATCCGGCATTGGCAGAATTTCGATGAATTTCTTGATCAGCAGGATGAGCGCAAACTCTTCTTTTTTACCACAAAGACGGAGCGTTCCCATTATCAGGCCACATTCAGTCCTGGAGATTTCCTGGTTTTTGGCAAAGAAACCAAAGGGCTGCCTGAAGAAACCCTTGCGCTCTATCCTGACCGCTGTTATACCATTCCCATGTCTAATCCCCATATCCGTAGCCTTAATCTGGCCATGAGTGCCGGGATTGTTCTGTATGAGGCCTTGCGACAGGTACAATCTATTTAA
- the serC gene encoding 3-phosphoserine/phosphohydroxythreonine transaminase translates to MPERIYNFSAGPATLPYSVLEEAAKDIVNFKDKGIGLIEMSHRSKEFMAVADETEALVRELLEVPENYKVLFLQGGASSQFFMIPMNLLGADKKATYLNTGTWAKKAIKEAKLFGDIDVAYSSEESTFNRVPEEEEYAVDRSSEYLYLCSNNTIYGTQFAQFPGKGRMLVCDMSSDIFSRPLDISRFGIIFAGAQKNMGPAGVTLVIIREDLLESTPDNVPTMLSYKTHADKGSMFNTPPTFAIYCVGRVLNWLKEQGGVAAMQQRNEEKAALLYEAIDGSDFYRGHAEKASRSLMNVTFNLPTPELEAEFIAEAAALGMDGLKGHRSIGGCRASIYNAFPKEGLEKLVAFMAEFAAKKG, encoded by the coding sequence ATGCCAGAGAGAATTTATAATTTCAGCGCCGGACCTGCCACCCTGCCGTACTCAGTTCTTGAAGAAGCAGCGAAAGACATTGTCAATTTCAAGGACAAGGGTATTGGTCTGATTGAAATGAGCCATCGATCCAAGGAGTTCATGGCTGTTGCCGATGAAACCGAAGCCTTGGTGAGAGAACTTCTTGAAGTGCCGGAAAATTACAAAGTCCTTTTTCTCCAGGGCGGGGCTTCGTCGCAGTTCTTCATGATCCCGATGAACCTGCTCGGTGCAGACAAAAAAGCGACCTACCTGAACACCGGTACCTGGGCCAAGAAGGCCATCAAAGAGGCCAAGCTGTTCGGTGATATTGATGTGGCCTATTCCAGCGAAGAGAGCACCTTTAATCGGGTTCCTGAAGAGGAAGAATATGCGGTGGATCGGTCTTCCGAATACCTGTATCTTTGTTCCAATAACACCATTTACGGCACTCAGTTTGCTCAGTTCCCAGGAAAGGGCAGGATGCTGGTCTGTGATATGTCTTCGGATATTTTCTCTCGACCCCTTGATATCTCTCGCTTCGGCATCATCTTTGCCGGTGCCCAGAAGAATATGGGGCCTGCAGGTGTGACCTTGGTCATTATTCGGGAAGACCTGCTGGAGAGCACTCCAGATAATGTGCCCACCATGCTCAGCTACAAGACCCATGCGGACAAGGGATCTATGTTTAATACTCCGCCCACCTTTGCTATTTACTGTGTGGGACGGGTACTGAACTGGCTGAAAGAGCAGGGCGGCGTTGCAGCTATGCAACAGCGCAATGAAGAAAAGGCAGCGCTACTCTACGAGGCCATTGATGGCAGCGATTTTTACAGAGGGCATGCGGAAAAGGCATCTCGTTCTCTGATGAATGTCACCTTTAACCTGCCCACCCCAGAGCTGGAGGCTGAGTTTATTGCCGAGGCCGCAGCTCTCGGAATGGATGGTCTCAAAGGACATCGCTCCATTGGTGGTTGTCGAGCCTCCATCTATAATGCCTTTCCTAAAGAGGGTCTTGAAAAGTTGGTCGCCTTTATGGCAGAGTTTGCAGCAAAAAAAGGGTAG
- a CDS encoding YkgJ family cysteine cluster protein: protein MNTPFQPTTLSHPVSIMKKTPATLSDIFTCARCGSCCQGETTVSLDQDDQERMIAELGLTRQEVEEKYWRVTGKVVQMKIVDHHCIFYTEDTGCTVHLGRPWRCGQWPLHPSILSDKNNFLTIRESCPGINQELSWEEFCHLFKQLLEQEGKLLC from the coding sequence ATGAATACGCCTTTTCAACCTACCACCCTATCTCATCCTGTCTCCATCATGAAAAAAACACCGGCCACGCTCTCTGATATCTTCACCTGCGCTCGTTGCGGCTCTTGCTGCCAAGGCGAAACCACGGTCTCTTTGGATCAGGATGATCAGGAACGGATGATCGCTGAACTGGGCCTGACCCGGCAGGAAGTCGAAGAAAAATACTGGCGGGTAACCGGCAAGGTGGTGCAGATGAAGATCGTGGATCACCACTGTATTTTTTACACAGAGGACACCGGTTGTACCGTACACCTGGGTCGGCCTTGGCGGTGCGGGCAATGGCCGCTCCATCCCAGTATCCTGAGTGATAAAAATAATTTTCTTACCATTCGGGAGTCTTGCCCTGGCATTAATCAGGAACTGAGTTGGGAAGAATTCTGCCATCTCTTCAAGCAGCTGCTGGAGCAGGAAGGCAAGCTGCTTTGTTGA
- a CDS encoding DUF190 domain-containing protein, whose protein sequence is MFTGPSCVPDPFLFRYRNRSFLFPAPGQIHYPDPHRTRSFLCLSEDLPVVLELIDTRQKLEDFLDILDPVIPEGVVTLEKVHVRLYRHNKEKSVAR, encoded by the coding sequence TTGTTCACTGGCCCCTCCTGCGTCCCTGACCCTTTCCTGTTCCGTTACCGCAACCGCAGTTTCCTTTTCCCTGCCCCTGGCCAGATCCATTACCCTGACCCGCACCGCACCAGGTCCTTTCTCTGCCTGTCCGAGGATCTGCCCGTGGTGCTTGAGCTGATTGATACTCGGCAGAAGCTGGAGGATTTTTTAGATATTCTTGATCCGGTTATTCCGGAAGGGGTGGTGACGCTGGAAAAGGTTCATGTTCGGTTGTATCGGCATAATAAGGAAAAGAGCGTGGCAAGGTAA